From one Humulus lupulus chromosome 8, drHumLupu1.1, whole genome shotgun sequence genomic stretch:
- the LOC133793498 gene encoding protein SENESCENCE-ASSOCIATED GENE 21, mitochondrial-like isoform X1, which translates to MARVQLNSFILLSRRCYAVVAENIGRGPVAVATAAAMRKAAVLVEPSNRSVVDANKKEIFWMRDPNTGNWIPESHFGDIDAAELREKLLPKKNNRL; encoded by the exons ATGGCTAGGGTTCAACTCAACTCTTTTATCCTTCTGAG TAGGCGATGTTATGCGGTTGTAGCAGAGAATATTGGAAGAGGGCCGGTGGCGGTGGCGACAGCGGCGGCGATGAGGAAGGCGGCGGTGCTGGTGGAGCCGAGCAACAGAAGTGTTGTGGATGCGAATAAGAAGGAAATCTTTTGGATGAGAGACCCAAATACGGGAAATTGGATTCCAGAGAGTCATTTTGGTGATATTGATGCAGCTGAGCTACGAGAGAAGCTTCTTCCCAAGAAGAACAATCGACTTTAG
- the LOC133793498 gene encoding protein SENESCENCE-ASSOCIATED GENE 21, mitochondrial-like isoform X2 yields the protein MARVQLNSFILLRRCYAVVAENIGRGPVAVATAAAMRKAAVLVEPSNRSVVDANKKEIFWMRDPNTGNWIPESHFGDIDAAELREKLLPKKNNRL from the exons ATGGCTAGGGTTCAACTCAACTCTTTTATCCTTCTGAG GCGATGTTATGCGGTTGTAGCAGAGAATATTGGAAGAGGGCCGGTGGCGGTGGCGACAGCGGCGGCGATGAGGAAGGCGGCGGTGCTGGTGGAGCCGAGCAACAGAAGTGTTGTGGATGCGAATAAGAAGGAAATCTTTTGGATGAGAGACCCAAATACGGGAAATTGGATTCCAGAGAGTCATTTTGGTGATATTGATGCAGCTGAGCTACGAGAGAAGCTTCTTCCCAAGAAGAACAATCGACTTTAG